The Nakamurella antarctica genomic interval GGTCGAGTTGGCCCAGCTCATCGCCCGCAGGCTCGGCCTGACCGGCGCGCTGGGGACCGTCGCGGAGAACGAGGACGGCGTCTACACCGGCAAGCTGGTGGGTGAGCTGCTGCACGGCGCGGCGAAGGCCGCCGCCATCCGCGCGATCGCCGCCCGCGAGGGCTTGGACCTGCGGCGCTGCACCGCGTATTCCGATTCCGTCAATGACGTTCCCATGCTGTCGGTGGTCGGGACCGCAGTCGCCGTCAATCCAGATTCGGAATTGCGCGATGTGGCCCGTGAGCGCGGCTGGCAGATCCGCGATTTCCGCTCCAGCGCGAAGACTGCGGTCAAAGTCGGTGTCCCCTCAGTGTTGGGTGTGGGCATCATCGGCGGGGCGGTTGCGGCCGGATTCGCGGTGCGCAGGAAACGGCGGTAGGGCGGAGGTTTTGAACCCCTTATTCGTCCTGCACCCATCGGCTGAGTTGACAGTGTCCCCTGCGCGATTTTCTGCTGATCGCGCCGACTGTAGCCGTCGGCAGGCGGCGGGACTCGGCTCACCCGGTGCATCTGCAGCATCGTTAGAGTGAGGATTACACACCGTGTGGACAGTGGTCGATGTGGCGCCGGAGGGAAAGGGAGCGTTGCAATGGTAAGCGTGGCCCGTTCTCCGGTAGTGGTTCTGGGCCTCGGGCCTGCTGGTCGTGCCACCGCTCATCGCATCGCACGGGCTGGAATCGCCGTAGTCGCAGTTGACCCCGCCCCCCATCGACGGTGGACTCCCACCTACGCCGCGTGGGCTGATGAGCTGCCGGCCTGGCTGCCTTCCGGAGTCCGGGGAACGCAGACAAGCGGGGTGCGGGCGTGGGCGCTTAGACCGCACCTGATCCCACGGACCTACGTCGTTCTTGACACACCAGGTCTGCAGGACGCCCTTACCCTCGACGGCGTGCAGGTGATTACCGGCACGGTTGCCGCTGCTGATAGCCACCAGGTGACGCTGACTGACGGGCGTCAGCTTTTCGCCGACGTAGTGCTAGATGCTCGGGGAACCCGACCGCAGCCCACCCTCGCCCAACAGACCGCTGTGGGGGTGGTGGTGACAGCCCAGCAGGCGGCTCCGATCGGTGGCTCTGTGTTCATGGATTGGCGGCGCGATAACGGCACCCGGGCCGAGGACCACCCGTCGTTCCTCTATGCGTTCCCCCTCGACGAAGATCGAGTGCTGCTCGAGGAGACCTGCCTTGTCGGACGGCCAGCGCTCGGATTGCGTGAACTCCGGCAGCGCTTGGAGCACCGACTGGCCACACGCGGGGTTGTCCTGACCGGGAACGAACCGATTGAACGGGTCCGGTTCTGCGTCGAGCCCGGAACCAGTTCTAACCCCGAATCCGGACCCGTGCGAATTGGGTCGCGCGGCGGCTTGATGCACCCGGCGACCGGTTACAGCGTCGCGGTGTCGTTGAATATGGCCGACACCATCGCCGGTGCGGTGACTCATGGTCGCTGCGTGCAAGAAGCCCTGTGGCCGTTGGGGGCCCGGCAGACGCACCGCCTTCGTGGTCTCGGATTGACGACGTTATTACGGCTTCCCGCCTCCGGGATCGAAGAATTTTTCGCCGCTTACTTCGCGTTGCCCGTGTCGTTGCAGCGGGCCTACATCACCGACCGCGCGCGGCCGATGCTGACCGCTACCGCGATGGCGGCGATGGCCGCGCGCCTGCCTCCCCGGCTCACCCGGATCGCGGTGACCTCGGCCCTAGGCCGCAAACCCCGAGTTGCCCACTAGCCCTCTTCTGCCGGCGGCGCCCTGGTGCTCGCCGTTGCCAGCGGCGGTAAATGTGGCCAGCGTCAGGTTCGGGCAGAGTCGGGTTCGGGCAGAGTCGGGTTCGGGCAGAGTCAGGTTCGGGCAGAGTCAGGTTCGGGCAGAGTCAGGTTCGGGCAGAGTCAGGTTCGGGCAGAGTCAGGTTCGGGCAGAGTCAGGTTCGGGCAGAGTCAGGTTCGGGCAGAGTCACATTCTCCCAGCGTCACGATCTACCAGTGTCACACCGACGGGGTGCGTCAGCCCAAGAACGGGTGCCCGCGGCGCACGAGCAGGCGATAGAGGGACTGTTGGATCGTCTCTCGCACATGGTCGGTGAGGTTGAAGACCACCATGGGGTCTTCTGCCGCGGCCGCTCCGTAGGTGTCTGTGGGGATCGGCTCCCCGAATTCGATGAACCATTTGCTGGGGAGTGGGATAGCGCCCAACGGACCCAACAACGGAAACGTCGGCGTCACCGGGAAATACGGCAGGCCCAGCGCCCGGGCCAACGGCTGGATATTGGCCAGCATCGGATAAATCTCCTCGGCTCCCACAATGGACACCGGGATGATGGGTACCCCCGTACGCAGCGCAGCGGCGACAAATCCGCCTCGGCCGAACCGTTGGAGTTTGTAGCGCTGGTTGAAGGGCTTACCAACGCCCTTGAATCCCTCGGGGAACACCGCGACCAGTTCGCCGCGGGCGAGCAGTCGCTCGGCATCAGCGTTGCAGGCCAGCGTGTTTCCAGTTTTCCGAGCCATCGTTCCGAGCCCCGGGGTCTGGAACACCAAGTCTGCGGCGAGCATCCGCAAGGCCCGGTGCCCGGGATGGTGATCCGCAATCGCCAGGGCCGTCATCACGCCATCCACCGCGATGGTTCCGG includes:
- a CDS encoding lysophospholipid acyltransferase family protein, which translates into the protein MPHSAEPHSVHPSAESGSEAGAGQANPDGGIADGGIADGGGSHPDSGGEASGGSAPQGGASTQEREPAWKSSLAGGLAFLRRRMTGDFAVDDFGYDEDFTRTVVLPPLRLLYDHWFRVEALGMENVPDTGALLVANHSGTIAVDGVMTALAIADHHPGHRALRMLAADLVFQTPGLGTMARKTGNTLACNADAERLLARGELVAVFPEGFKGVGKPFNQRYKLQRFGRGGFVAAALRTGVPIIPVSIVGAEEIYPMLANIQPLARALGLPYFPVTPTFPLLGPLGAIPLPSKWFIEFGEPIPTDTYGAAAAEDPMVVFNLTDHVRETIQQSLYRLLVRRGHPFLG
- a CDS encoding lycopene cyclase family protein; amino-acid sequence: MVSVARSPVVVLGLGPAGRATAHRIARAGIAVVAVDPAPHRRWTPTYAAWADELPAWLPSGVRGTQTSGVRAWALRPHLIPRTYVVLDTPGLQDALTLDGVQVITGTVAAADSHQVTLTDGRQLFADVVLDARGTRPQPTLAQQTAVGVVVTAQQAAPIGGSVFMDWRRDNGTRAEDHPSFLYAFPLDEDRVLLEETCLVGRPALGLRELRQRLEHRLATRGVVLTGNEPIERVRFCVEPGTSSNPESGPVRIGSRGGLMHPATGYSVAVSLNMADTIAGAVTHGRCVQEALWPLGARQTHRLRGLGLTTLLRLPASGIEEFFAAYFALPVSLQRAYITDRARPMLTATAMAAMAARLPPRLTRIAVTSALGRKPRVAH